From Candidatus Neomarinimicrobiota bacterium, the proteins below share one genomic window:
- a CDS encoding rubrerythrin, translating into MALKGTKTEENLKSAFAGESMANRRYLFFARQADIEGLPDAAGVFKNTADGETGHAFGHLDFLKEIGDPATGLPIGDTAENLKAAVAGETYEYTEMYPGFAKTAREEGFGEVAEWFETLARAEKSHAGKFQATLTAL; encoded by the coding sequence ATGGCACTAAAAGGAACCAAGACCGAGGAGAACCTGAAATCGGCTTTTGCCGGAGAATCCATGGCCAACCGGCGGTATCTATTCTTTGCACGCCAGGCAGACATTGAAGGATTGCCCGACGCCGCGGGCGTGTTTAAGAACACCGCCGACGGCGAAACGGGGCACGCCTTCGGACATCTGGACTTTCTTAAGGAAATAGGCGACCCCGCCACGGGTCTTCCCATTGGCGATACCGCTGAAAACCTGAAAGCCGCCGTAGCCGGCGAAACCTATGAGTACACCGAGATGTACCCCGGGTTCGCCAAGACGGCTCGCGAAGAAGGTTTTGGAGAGGTGGCCGAGTGGTTTGAGACCCTCGCCCGGGCTGAAAAGTCCCATGCCGGGAAGTTTCAGGCGACCCTCACCGCACTCTAG
- a CDS encoding redoxin domain-containing protein, which translates to MSIEIGAVAPGFSGKNVDDKVVSLSDFRGRKNVFVVFYFADFSPVCSTQLTNYHKELDGFASRDTQVIAISRDSGWSHKAFCDSLGGIDYPVLSDLDLKIAGDYGISLSSGANNRAEFLVDKEGIIRWMNVEETPGNDTPTMDDIFKAIDNI; encoded by the coding sequence ATGTCTATAGAAATTGGTGCTGTAGCGCCCGGTTTTTCGGGCAAAAATGTGGATGACAAGGTGGTATCCCTCAGCGACTTCCGCGGCCGGAAGAATGTCTTTGTGGTATTCTATTTTGCCGATTTTTCCCCGGTGTGTTCAACACAGCTGACAAACTACCACAAAGAGCTGGACGGTTTTGCCAGCCGCGACACACAGGTCATCGCCATTAGCCGGGACAGTGGTTGGAGCCATAAGGCCTTCTGCGATTCCTTGGGTGGGATCGATTATCCCGTCCTGAGCGATCTGGACCTGAAAATTGCCGGCGACTACGGCATCAGTCTTAGCAGCGGCGCTAACAATCGCGCCGAATTTCTTGTTGACAAGGAGGGGATTATCCGCTGGATGAATGTGGAGGAAACTCCTGGCAACGACACGCCCACGATGGACGACATTTTCAAGGCTATTGACAATATTTAA
- a CDS encoding transcriptional repressor: MRQSHQRAAILDLIRGTAAHPTAEWVFQRVRGDIPNISLGTVYRNLNQLADAGMIRRLYTDRHTRYDGIMDRHDHFRCDRCQRIYDVHIPVDGVVQSAKRDYQFDVTAYSLELTGVCLQCRATTKED, translated from the coding sequence ATGCGCCAGAGTCATCAGAGAGCCGCGATACTCGACCTGATCCGGGGCACCGCTGCCCATCCCACGGCGGAGTGGGTTTTCCAGCGGGTGAGAGGGGACATTCCCAATATCAGTCTGGGGACCGTCTACCGCAACCTTAACCAGTTGGCCGATGCCGGCATGATCCGGCGGCTCTACACTGACCGCCATACACGCTATGACGGTATAATGGACCGCCACGACCATTTCCGCTGCGACCGTTGCCAGCGCATTTATGATGTGCACATTCCGGTAGACGGTGTGGTCCAGTCAGCGAAGCGAGATTACCAGTTCGATGTGACAGCCTATTCCCTGGAGCTCACCGGTGTATGCCTGCAATGCCGGGCAACAACTAAGGAGGACTAA
- a CDS encoding HD domain-containing protein produces the protein MKLTSIRDFKENATVQGFFLCLEKRLKTTKAGDYYLDLLIQDASGRAPAKIWDQVDHFRNGFEAGDAIAAKGIVEIYSGVVQLNCSHVARATKERYGKYGYNEDLLVPTIKEDRRELWTRLMALMTGIKNKHLKGLLRHIFKAHKSAVFTLPASVSHHHPERGGFLKHLVSTGELAVKIAGHYPDLDGELLLAGMLLHDIGKVRGIADRLEAGYTDEGQLIGHVVLGRDILLEAVHQLGGFPPELSLRLEHIIIGHQGSPSSGSPRPPKFPEALLVHYIDQLDGMLDMMQREIEGDLSEAPFTDTRNPFRTALWKNYRP, from the coding sequence ATGAAGCTGACCAGCATTCGTGACTTCAAGGAGAACGCCACTGTTCAAGGATTTTTTCTCTGCCTTGAGAAGCGGCTCAAGACCACCAAGGCAGGTGACTATTACCTCGACCTGCTGATCCAGGATGCCAGCGGCCGGGCACCGGCGAAAATCTGGGATCAGGTGGACCACTTTCGCAACGGTTTTGAGGCTGGCGACGCCATCGCGGCCAAGGGCATCGTGGAAATCTACAGCGGCGTGGTACAGCTCAACTGCAGCCATGTCGCCAGGGCCACCAAGGAGCGCTACGGGAAATACGGCTACAACGAGGACCTGCTGGTCCCCACGATCAAGGAGGACCGTCGCGAGCTGTGGACCCGGCTGATGGCCCTTATGACCGGTATCAAAAACAAACACTTGAAGGGGCTGCTGCGCCACATTTTCAAGGCCCATAAGTCCGCAGTATTCACTCTGCCGGCGTCGGTCAGTCACCACCATCCCGAGCGGGGGGGATTCCTGAAACATCTAGTGTCCACTGGCGAGCTGGCCGTCAAGATTGCCGGGCACTATCCGGATCTGGACGGAGAACTGCTCCTAGCCGGCATGCTGCTCCATGACATCGGTAAGGTGCGGGGCATCGCTGACCGTTTAGAAGCCGGCTACACGGACGAAGGCCAACTCATTGGACATGTTGTGCTTGGCCGGGATATTCTGCTGGAGGCGGTGCACCAGCTTGGTGGCTTCCCGCCGGAACTGTCGCTCCGTCTCGAACATATCATCATCGGCCACCAGGGCTCACCCTCCAGCGGCTCCCCCCGGCCACCAAAATTCCCGGAAGCGCTACTGGTCCACTACATCGATCAACTGGATGGTATGCTGGACATGATGCAGCGCGAGATTGAGGGCGACCTCAGCGAGGCCCCATTCACCGACACGCGCAACCCCTTCCGCACGGCCCTCTGGAAAAACTACCGCCCGTGA
- a CDS encoding HNH endonuclease, producing the protein MNRYVLVLNQSYEPVMVTSAKRAVILMFLGKAEEVVHYDETIRSPSFRMPLPSVVRLSRYIRVHDKEIVLTRKNVLKRDNHRCQYCGQSSVPLTLDHIYPKQRGGKDTWGNLVAACHSCNVRKGNRNPAEASMPLMRKPFKPSRITYFQKFVRRHQAAWRPYLFMESAA; encoded by the coding sequence CTGAATCGGTATGTGCTGGTGCTCAATCAGAGCTACGAACCCGTGATGGTCACCAGCGCGAAGCGGGCGGTAATCCTCATGTTCTTGGGCAAGGCCGAGGAGGTGGTGCATTACGATGAGACTATCCGCTCGCCAAGTTTCCGCATGCCGCTGCCCAGCGTGGTGCGCCTCAGTCGCTACATTCGGGTGCACGATAAGGAGATTGTCCTGACCCGGAAGAACGTGCTGAAGCGGGACAACCACCGCTGCCAGTACTGTGGGCAATCTTCAGTGCCGCTCACCCTGGACCACATTTATCCTAAGCAGCGCGGCGGGAAGGATACCTGGGGCAATTTGGTGGCTGCCTGCCATTCCTGCAACGTGCGCAAGGGCAATCGCAACCCTGCCGAGGCCTCCATGCCCCTGATGCGCAAGCCCTTCAAGCCGTCCCGCATCACTTACTTTCAGAAATTTGTACGGCGGCACCAGGCCGCCTGGCGTCCCTATCTGTTCATGGAATCCGCCGCGTGA
- the trpS gene encoding tryptophan--tRNA ligase: MTARRVLSGMRPTGKLHLGHYVGALENWVALQETYENFYLVADYHALTTQLETANIAADTLEMVKDWLAMGIDPQRSPIFRQSQIKEHSELYLILGMLITAARLERNPTLKEQVRELKVANVVFGHLGYPVLQAADILLYKGELVPVGQDQAPHVEIARELARKFNRIYAHVFPEPEVLLAKLARLPGLDGRSKMSKSLGNAILLSDEPDIIQAKLRKAVTDPLKVRKNDPGRPDICLVFTHHSHFNPGQLDEIRTGCESGSLGCVDCKLMCGEAIGQQLAPFRERRHYYDQHPDEVTDVLADGETRARREARQTMSAVRGAMGLG; this comes from the coding sequence GTGACTGCCCGGCGTGTTCTCAGCGGCATGCGTCCCACCGGGAAACTTCACCTGGGCCACTATGTGGGTGCCCTGGAAAACTGGGTCGCCTTGCAGGAAACGTACGAAAACTTTTACCTGGTGGCCGACTACCATGCGCTCACCACCCAACTTGAGACGGCCAATATCGCCGCCGATACATTGGAGATGGTCAAAGACTGGCTGGCGATGGGCATTGATCCCCAGCGGAGTCCCATTTTTCGCCAGAGCCAGATCAAGGAACACTCCGAGCTCTACCTTATCTTGGGCATGCTCATCACCGCGGCCCGGCTCGAGCGCAATCCCACCCTTAAGGAGCAGGTGAGGGAATTGAAGGTGGCTAACGTGGTCTTCGGCCACCTAGGGTATCCAGTGCTTCAGGCGGCTGATATTCTGCTCTACAAGGGGGAGCTGGTGCCCGTGGGCCAGGATCAGGCTCCACACGTGGAAATCGCCCGGGAACTGGCCCGCAAGTTCAATCGCATCTACGCCCACGTGTTCCCCGAGCCGGAGGTATTGCTTGCTAAGCTGGCCCGCCTGCCGGGGCTGGACGGCCGCTCGAAAATGAGCAAATCGCTGGGGAATGCCATCCTCCTGTCCGACGAACCGGACATCATTCAGGCGAAGCTCCGCAAGGCCGTGACCGATCCCCTCAAGGTCCGCAAGAACGATCCCGGCAGGCCCGACATCTGCCTGGTGTTCACCCATCATTCGCACTTTAATCCCGGCCAGCTGGATGAGATTCGGACCGGTTGCGAAAGTGGCTCGCTGGGGTGCGTGGACTGCAAGCTGATGTGCGGAGAGGCCATTGGCCAGCAGTTAGCCCCCTTCCGCGAGCGCAGACACTATTATGATCAACATCCCGACGAAGTGACGGATGTTTTGGCTGACGGCGAAACTCGGGCACGGCGAGAGGCCAGGCAGACCATGTCGGCTGTCCGCGGGGCCATGGGGCTGGGCTAG
- a CDS encoding segregation/condensation protein A, with translation MAYQVHLDNFEGPLDLLLYFIQRDKIDIYDIPIAHITREYLEYLDLMEALNLAVAGEFILLAATLMRIKARMLLPRPEPVDDELMADPRQELVHQLIEYRRFKAASISLGKLAARRSVLYPVGRDLSREANGTELGNYLQGVNLFQLMVVVREVLGQLPAQTVLELQTEPIQLDDSIRTIRRALASARQVVLQQIFSTASGVQEVVVLFLAVLELIRRGAATALQATSFGEIVLVAVPEN, from the coding sequence GTGGCCTACCAGGTTCACCTGGACAACTTTGAAGGCCCCCTGGACCTGCTGCTCTATTTTATCCAGCGCGACAAGATCGATATCTACGATATTCCTATCGCACACATTACCCGGGAGTATCTGGAATACCTGGATTTGATGGAGGCCTTGAATCTTGCCGTGGCCGGTGAATTTATCCTGTTAGCTGCTACGCTCATGCGCATCAAGGCCCGCATGCTGCTGCCGCGTCCGGAGCCAGTGGATGATGAGCTCATGGCAGACCCCCGCCAGGAGCTCGTCCACCAGCTCATCGAATACCGTCGGTTCAAGGCGGCGTCGATATCACTTGGCAAGCTGGCGGCGCGTCGTAGCGTGCTCTACCCCGTTGGGCGCGACCTCAGCCGGGAAGCCAACGGCACCGAGCTCGGCAACTACCTCCAGGGCGTGAACCTGTTCCAGCTCATGGTCGTCGTCAGAGAAGTGCTTGGGCAGCTACCGGCTCAAACGGTCTTGGAGCTCCAAACCGAGCCGATTCAATTGGATGACAGTATCCGTACCATCCGACGGGCCCTTGCCTCGGCCCGGCAGGTGGTCCTGCAACAGATATTTTCTACAGCCAGTGGCGTGCAGGAGGTGGTTGTTTTGTTTCTGGCGGTCCTGGAGCTGATACGACGTGGAGCCGCGACCGCCCTACAGGCCACCTCATTTGGCGAAATTGTCCTTGTAGCCGTGCCGGAAAACTGA
- the scpB gene encoding SMC-Scp complex subunit ScpB — MKEQILQIAEALLTATAEPLTQAKFNQSLERNDLRLADVMASLRERFVEQRRPVDIVPIAGGYQLVTREEFEPYLRRLARKAGSLALSRAALETLAVVAYRQPATKHDIDQVRGVNTGAVLRTLMEKSLVTIKGRDEGVGRPLLYGTTQEFLKSFGLNRLSDLPKLKEVDSIMGAEVTPVLTSDAAQ, encoded by the coding sequence TTGAAGGAGCAAATCCTGCAAATCGCTGAGGCCTTACTCACCGCTACGGCGGAGCCTTTGACACAGGCAAAATTCAATCAAAGTCTCGAACGCAACGATCTGCGGCTCGCCGACGTTATGGCCAGCCTGCGGGAACGGTTTGTCGAGCAGCGGCGCCCAGTGGACATCGTGCCCATAGCTGGGGGCTACCAGTTGGTGACTCGGGAAGAATTTGAGCCCTACCTGCGGCGGCTAGCCCGCAAGGCCGGGTCCCTCGCTCTGTCGCGCGCCGCTCTGGAAACCCTGGCCGTCGTAGCCTACCGCCAGCCTGCCACCAAGCACGACATCGATCAGGTACGGGGGGTCAATACTGGCGCCGTGCTGCGGACACTCATGGAAAAATCGTTGGTGACGATCAAAGGGCGGGATGAGGGCGTGGGACGGCCTTTGCTTTACGGGACGACCCAGGAATTCCTTAAGTCTTTCGGGCTGAACCGCCTCAGTGATTTGCCCAAGCTGAAGGAAGTGGATTCGATCATGGGCGCTGAAGTGACGCCGGTATTGACCAGCGATGCGGCTCAATAG